One Onychostoma macrolepis isolate SWU-2019 chromosome 10, ASM1243209v1, whole genome shotgun sequence genomic region harbors:
- the phldb2a gene encoding pleckstrin homology-like domain family B member 2 isoform X5 encodes MSISTEEPLLDLIESGRGLQVWSATPYLISLGRGFITLIPLTEEISQIGFGDAESPQNVIGADGPGIQPHHCAITNSAGVITLHPNGNMCHLDGVQVTKPTKLTHGCTLCLGKSFFHFNHPEEANHMRNMLPEKTAGPTLSLSTDATKFHSNGGTLVGSSVRGTRSKAELQELMESLQRRKSALEASLKATADRGYLTLSPPPSPQSASSYLQDRPPLSIRVPSPYTPSSSLSMPPSPHHSERPISPVPTQTRARHQSQDSLLLCLPLDGRHPNTANSLLSMWNGCSSSYMTDALPLSRRGPSGAASMPSSPRLGRRLLARDGESTVDPSLRQRKYSTGSLNGLGGHSRSLPRLYRGDAPVLSLPPRRTTKPRRSLPSLEKPPDVTVTANVTSSSRRASLCSVGSAPCLDLGVGERRLSFGKGGLGPGMGPRRGSISSLSGKEELRDYHQRQRDERLREQEVERLERQRLETILCLCSELGRSELGRMETDSGVSAVSDLQKINRELEKLQVSDDESVFSDSAAVSLDSGFLGKGRGEIMTQRQRRLSGHRETRPQSPTTSLRSSVPSPSPHLRSKQVSEDMQLRQEVTRIEEERIQVLNNIEELEQKIRDLDTQMDESIREMEVERALLDGEQEAEVAQLQSDKEMLEQLNEKMANVEKNAQKNQTRDKALLEAERVKVERLAELISEQKTQLDTCPEALKEQLQNQLSRLWKYLLFLLDTEALEAETKRFEDLEFQQLEKESRQDEEKETQMQQLLREIAEYQRSVVTRKERLLTLKKQSTQITQQAQREKENFLKEKSNLIYMLQRERENLASLERKYSELTGGQAFPLNPVSMKEHFRSLEERRRSNGSKEGGVLLSDGGMSRRRERQSSGTLNSALNRSLSPKSHMPLSQSSSCGSVLPRTLSVTSRDLDTRRLLKAGQLFLNDERQRMSEMSNRTVSETNVFLEPFHYMDNGLNFDTMSVDSTESLETSISACSPDNISSASTANVAKIEEMERMLREAQAEKNRLLEHREREMDLRRQALEDERRRREELERRLQEETNRRQKLVEKESRPLTRYLPVRKDDFDLRGHIEAAGHHPETCFHLAITEKTCRGFLVKMGGKIKTWKKRWFVFDRNRRTLAYYADKHETKMKGVIYFQAIEEVYYDHLKNAHKSPNPSLTFSVKTHDRVYYMVAPSPEAMRIWMDVIVTGAEGYTHFLV; translated from the exons GGTGCACTCTTTGTCTGGGTAAAtcttttttccatttcaacCACCCAGAGGAGGCTAATCACATGAGGAACATGCTGCCAGAAAAGACTGCAGGACCCACACTGTCCCTCAGTACGG ATGCAACAAAGTTTCATTCAAATGGCGGTACATTGGTTGGATCCAGTGTTCGTGGCACACGCTCCAAGGCGGAGCTTCAAGAGTTGATGGAGAGCTTGCAGCGCAGGAAGTCTGCTCTGGAGGCCAGCTTAAAGGCTACTGCAGACCGCGGTTACCTCACTTTGTCCCCACCTCCCAGTCCCCAATCGGCATCATCCTATCTACAGGACCGTCCACCCCTTTCTATACGAGTCCCTTCCCCTTACACACCCTCCAGCAGCTTGAGCATGCCACCATCGCCCCATCACTCAGAGCGGCCCATAAGTCCAGTCCCAACCCAAACTCGTGCCCGACACCAATCACAGGACAGCCTGTTGCTTTGCCTCCCTTTGGACGGGCGACATCCCAACACTGCCAACTCACTCCTTTCTATGTGGAACGGCTGTTCTTCCTCCTACATGACCGATGCTCTTCCTTTATCTCGCCGAGGTCCAAGCGGGGCAGCCAGCATGCCCTCCAGTCCTCGCTTGGGGCGCAGGCTGCTAGCAAGAGATGGGGAGTCGACCGTTGACCCATCGCTCCGCCAAAGGAAATACTCCACTGGATCTCTGAATGGCCTGGGAGGACATAGTCGCTCTCTGCCCAGGTTGTATCGAGGAGACGCTCCGGTGCTTTCTTTGCCACCCCGACGTACCACTAAACCACGCCGCAGCCTTCCATCCTTGGAGAAGCCTCCAGATGTGACCGTGACAGCCAACGTGACCAGCAGTTCTCGCCGGGCCAGCCTCTGTTCCGTGGGCTCTGCCCCATGTTTGGATCTAGGCGTAGGAGAAAGGCGGCTGTCGTTTGGTAAAGGAGGCCTGGGGCCCGGCATGGGGCCGAGGAGGGGCAGTATCAGTTCTCTCAGTGGAAAAGAAGAACTCCGAGATTATCATCAGAGACAAAGAGATGAGAGACTACGAGAACAGGAAGTGGAAAGACTG GAACGTCAGCGTCTCGAGACTATCCTGTGCCTGTGCTCTGAGCTGGGCCGGTCTGAACTGGGCCGGATGGAGACCGACTCTGGTGTCTCAGCCGTATCGGACCTGCAGAAGATCAACCGAGAGCTGGAGAAGCTGCAGGTGTCTGATGACGAATCTGTGTTCTCAGACTCTGCAGCAGTGTCTCTGGACAGCGGCTTTCTGGGTAAGGGTCGCGGAGAGATCATGACCCAGAGACAGCGCAGACTCAGCGGACACAGGGAGACCAGGCCCCAGTCACCCACCACCAGCCTGCGGAGCTCAGTCCCCTCACCCTCTCCACACCTCCGTAGCAAG CAGGTGTCTGAAGACATGCAGctgagacaggaagtgacacGTATTGAAGAGGAGAGGATTCAGGTGCTTAACAACATCGAGGAACTTGAACAGAAGATCAGAGATCTAGACACACAGATGGACGAGTCTATCAGAGAG ATGGAGGTGGAGAGAGCTCTTTTAGACGGGGAGCAGGAGGCAGAAGTGGCTCAGCTACAGAGCGATAAAGAAATGCTGGAACAGCTCAATGAAAAAATGGCCAACGTGGAGAAAAATGCTCAGAAAAATCAAACTCGG GACAAAGCCCTGTTGGAGGCAGAGAGAGTTAAAGTAGAGAGGCTAGCTGAGCTGATCTCAGAGCAGAAGACCCAGTTGGACACCTGTCCTGAAGCACTGAAGGAGCAGCTCCAGAATCAGCTATCCAGG CTCTGGAAATACCTTTTGTTCTTGTTG GACACTGAAGCTTTGGAAGCGGAAACGAAGCGTTTTGAAGATCTGGAGTTTCAGCAGCTGGAAAAAGAGAGCCGTCAAGATGAAGAGAAGGAGACACAGATGCAGCAACTCCTTAGAGAGATTGCAGAATACCAGAGATCTGTTGTCACTCGCAAG GAGAGGCTACTTACCCTGAAGAAACAGTCAACCCAGATTACCCAGCAGGCACAGCGGGAAAAGGAGAACTTTTTGAAGGAAAAGAGCAACCTCATTTATATGCTGCAAAGG GAACGGGAGAACCTTGCATCTCTGGAAAGGAAGTACTCTGAGCTGACAGGTGGTCAAGCCTTTCCTCTCAACCCTGTGTCCATGAAGGAG CACTTTCGCTCTCTGGAGGAGAGGAGGCGGAGCAATGGCAGTAAAGAGGGCGGAGTTCTGTTGAGTGACGGCGGAATGTCCCGTAGAAGAGAGAGGCAGAGCTCCGGAACCTTAAACTCTGCCCTTAATCGCAGTCTGTCTCCCAAG TCCCATATGCCACTGTCTCAAAGCTCTAGCTGTGGTAGTGTACTCCCCCGCACTCTGTCTGTCACCTCGCGTGACCTGGACACCCGCCGCCTGCTCAAGG CAGGTCAGCTGTTTTTGAATGACGAGAGGCAGAGAATGAGCGAGATGTCAAATAGAACAGTTTCTGAGACAAATGTCTTCCTGGAGCCATTCCACTACATGGATAATGGACTCAACTTTGACACAATGAGTGTGGACAGTACAGAAAGCCTAGAGACCAGCATTTCCGCCTGTTCACCCGACAACATCTCAAG CGCCAGCACAGCTAATGTGGCAAAGATTGAGGAGATGGAGCGTATGCTAAGAGAAGCTCAAGCTGAGAAGAACAGGCTGCTGGAGCACAGG GAGCGGGAGATGGACTTGCGCAGACAGGCTCTTGAAGATGAGAGGAGAAGGAGGGAGGAATTGGAGAGGAGACTGCAGGAAGAGACAAACCGAAGACAGAAACTAGTAGAGAAAGAG TCTCGTCCGTTGACACGATACCTCCCAGTGAGAAAGGATGACTTTGACCTGAGAGGTCACATCGAGGCGGCGGGTCACCATCCTGAAACTTGTTTTCACCTGGCCATCACTGAGAAGACCTGCAGGGGGTTCTTGGTCAAAATGGGTGGGAAAATCAAAACCTGGAAGAAGCGCTGGTTCGTCTTTGACCGAAATCGAAGGACGCTGGCATATTATGCGG ATAAACATGAGACCAAAATGAAGGGTGTTATCTACTTCCAAGCCATCGAGGAAGTGTATTACGACCACCTAAAGAACGCACACAAG AGCCCAAACCCCTCTCTGACGTTTAGCGTGAAGACACATGACCGGGTTTATTACATGGTGGCTCCTTCCCCAGAGGCCATGAGAATCTGGATGGATGTTATCGTCACTGGAGCAGAGGGATATACGCACTTCCTGGTGTGA
- the phldb2a gene encoding pleckstrin homology-like domain family B member 2 isoform X9 — translation MSISTEEPLLDLIESGRGLQVWSATPYLISLGRGFITLIPLTEEISQIGFGDAESPQNVIGADGPGIQPHHCAITNSAGVITLHPNGNMCHLDGVQVTKPTKLTHGCTLCLGKSFFHFNHPEEANHMRNMLPEKTAGPTLSLSTDATKFHSNGGTLVGSSVRGTRSKAELQELMESLQRRKSALEASLKATADRGYLTLSPPPSPQSASSYLQDRPPLSIRVPSPYTPSSSLSMPPSPHHSERPISPVPTQTRARHQSQDSLLLCLPLDGRHPNTANSLLSMWNGCSSSYMTDALPLSRRGPSGAASMPSSPRLGRRLLARDGESTVDPSLRQRKYSTGSLNGLGGHSRSLPRLYRGDAPVLSLPPRRTTKPRRSLPSLEKPPDVTVTANVTSSSRRASLCSVGSAPCLDLGVGERRLSFGKGGLGPGMGPRRGSISSLSGKEELRDYHQRQRDERLREQEVERLERQRLETILCLCSELGRSELGRMETDSGVSAVSDLQKINRELEKLQVSDDESVFSDSAAVSLDSGFLGKGRGEIMTQRQRRLSGHRETRPQSPTTSLRSSVPSPSPHLRSKVSEDMQLRQEVTRIEEERIQVLNNIEELEQKIRDLDTQMDESIREMEVERALLDGEQEAEVAQLQSDKEMLEQLNEKMANVEKNAQKNQTRDTEALEAETKRFEDLEFQQLEKESRQDEEKETQMQQLLREIAEYQRSVVTRKERLLTLKKQSTQITQQAQREKENFLKEKSNLIYMLQRERENLASLERKYSELTGGQAFPLNPVSMKEHFRSLEERRRSNGSKEGGVLLSDGGMSRRRERQSSGTLNSALNRSLSPKVRQQIRHIGKSHMPLSQSSSCGSVLPRTLSVTSRDLDTRRLLKAGQLFLNDERQRMSEMSNRTVSETNVFLEPFHYMDNGLNFDTMSVDSTESLETSISACSPDNISSASTANVAKIEEMERMLREAQAEKNRLLEHREREMDLRRQALEDERRRREELERRLQEETNRRQKLVEKESRPLTRYLPVRKDDFDLRGHIEAAGHHPETCFHLAITEKTCRGFLVKMGGKIKTWKKRWFVFDRNRRTLAYYADKHETKMKGVIYFQAIEEVYYDHLKNAHKSPNPSLTFSVKTHDRVYYMVAPSPEAMRIWMDVIVTGAEGYTHFLV, via the exons GGTGCACTCTTTGTCTGGGTAAAtcttttttccatttcaacCACCCAGAGGAGGCTAATCACATGAGGAACATGCTGCCAGAAAAGACTGCAGGACCCACACTGTCCCTCAGTACGG ATGCAACAAAGTTTCATTCAAATGGCGGTACATTGGTTGGATCCAGTGTTCGTGGCACACGCTCCAAGGCGGAGCTTCAAGAGTTGATGGAGAGCTTGCAGCGCAGGAAGTCTGCTCTGGAGGCCAGCTTAAAGGCTACTGCAGACCGCGGTTACCTCACTTTGTCCCCACCTCCCAGTCCCCAATCGGCATCATCCTATCTACAGGACCGTCCACCCCTTTCTATACGAGTCCCTTCCCCTTACACACCCTCCAGCAGCTTGAGCATGCCACCATCGCCCCATCACTCAGAGCGGCCCATAAGTCCAGTCCCAACCCAAACTCGTGCCCGACACCAATCACAGGACAGCCTGTTGCTTTGCCTCCCTTTGGACGGGCGACATCCCAACACTGCCAACTCACTCCTTTCTATGTGGAACGGCTGTTCTTCCTCCTACATGACCGATGCTCTTCCTTTATCTCGCCGAGGTCCAAGCGGGGCAGCCAGCATGCCCTCCAGTCCTCGCTTGGGGCGCAGGCTGCTAGCAAGAGATGGGGAGTCGACCGTTGACCCATCGCTCCGCCAAAGGAAATACTCCACTGGATCTCTGAATGGCCTGGGAGGACATAGTCGCTCTCTGCCCAGGTTGTATCGAGGAGACGCTCCGGTGCTTTCTTTGCCACCCCGACGTACCACTAAACCACGCCGCAGCCTTCCATCCTTGGAGAAGCCTCCAGATGTGACCGTGACAGCCAACGTGACCAGCAGTTCTCGCCGGGCCAGCCTCTGTTCCGTGGGCTCTGCCCCATGTTTGGATCTAGGCGTAGGAGAAAGGCGGCTGTCGTTTGGTAAAGGAGGCCTGGGGCCCGGCATGGGGCCGAGGAGGGGCAGTATCAGTTCTCTCAGTGGAAAAGAAGAACTCCGAGATTATCATCAGAGACAAAGAGATGAGAGACTACGAGAACAGGAAGTGGAAAGACTG GAACGTCAGCGTCTCGAGACTATCCTGTGCCTGTGCTCTGAGCTGGGCCGGTCTGAACTGGGCCGGATGGAGACCGACTCTGGTGTCTCAGCCGTATCGGACCTGCAGAAGATCAACCGAGAGCTGGAGAAGCTGCAGGTGTCTGATGACGAATCTGTGTTCTCAGACTCTGCAGCAGTGTCTCTGGACAGCGGCTTTCTGGGTAAGGGTCGCGGAGAGATCATGACCCAGAGACAGCGCAGACTCAGCGGACACAGGGAGACCAGGCCCCAGTCACCCACCACCAGCCTGCGGAGCTCAGTCCCCTCACCCTCTCCACACCTCCGTAGCAAG GTGTCTGAAGACATGCAGctgagacaggaagtgacacGTATTGAAGAGGAGAGGATTCAGGTGCTTAACAACATCGAGGAACTTGAACAGAAGATCAGAGATCTAGACACACAGATGGACGAGTCTATCAGAGAG ATGGAGGTGGAGAGAGCTCTTTTAGACGGGGAGCAGGAGGCAGAAGTGGCTCAGCTACAGAGCGATAAAGAAATGCTGGAACAGCTCAATGAAAAAATGGCCAACGTGGAGAAAAATGCTCAGAAAAATCAAACTCGG GACACTGAAGCTTTGGAAGCGGAAACGAAGCGTTTTGAAGATCTGGAGTTTCAGCAGCTGGAAAAAGAGAGCCGTCAAGATGAAGAGAAGGAGACACAGATGCAGCAACTCCTTAGAGAGATTGCAGAATACCAGAGATCTGTTGTCACTCGCAAG GAGAGGCTACTTACCCTGAAGAAACAGTCAACCCAGATTACCCAGCAGGCACAGCGGGAAAAGGAGAACTTTTTGAAGGAAAAGAGCAACCTCATTTATATGCTGCAAAGG GAACGGGAGAACCTTGCATCTCTGGAAAGGAAGTACTCTGAGCTGACAGGTGGTCAAGCCTTTCCTCTCAACCCTGTGTCCATGAAGGAG CACTTTCGCTCTCTGGAGGAGAGGAGGCGGAGCAATGGCAGTAAAGAGGGCGGAGTTCTGTTGAGTGACGGCGGAATGTCCCGTAGAAGAGAGAGGCAGAGCTCCGGAACCTTAAACTCTGCCCTTAATCGCAGTCTGTCTCCCAAGGTCAGACAACAGATACGGCACATAGGAAAA TCCCATATGCCACTGTCTCAAAGCTCTAGCTGTGGTAGTGTACTCCCCCGCACTCTGTCTGTCACCTCGCGTGACCTGGACACCCGCCGCCTGCTCAAGG CAGGTCAGCTGTTTTTGAATGACGAGAGGCAGAGAATGAGCGAGATGTCAAATAGAACAGTTTCTGAGACAAATGTCTTCCTGGAGCCATTCCACTACATGGATAATGGACTCAACTTTGACACAATGAGTGTGGACAGTACAGAAAGCCTAGAGACCAGCATTTCCGCCTGTTCACCCGACAACATCTCAAG CGCCAGCACAGCTAATGTGGCAAAGATTGAGGAGATGGAGCGTATGCTAAGAGAAGCTCAAGCTGAGAAGAACAGGCTGCTGGAGCACAGG GAGCGGGAGATGGACTTGCGCAGACAGGCTCTTGAAGATGAGAGGAGAAGGAGGGAGGAATTGGAGAGGAGACTGCAGGAAGAGACAAACCGAAGACAGAAACTAGTAGAGAAAGAG TCTCGTCCGTTGACACGATACCTCCCAGTGAGAAAGGATGACTTTGACCTGAGAGGTCACATCGAGGCGGCGGGTCACCATCCTGAAACTTGTTTTCACCTGGCCATCACTGAGAAGACCTGCAGGGGGTTCTTGGTCAAAATGGGTGGGAAAATCAAAACCTGGAAGAAGCGCTGGTTCGTCTTTGACCGAAATCGAAGGACGCTGGCATATTATGCGG ATAAACATGAGACCAAAATGAAGGGTGTTATCTACTTCCAAGCCATCGAGGAAGTGTATTACGACCACCTAAAGAACGCACACAAG AGCCCAAACCCCTCTCTGACGTTTAGCGTGAAGACACATGACCGGGTTTATTACATGGTGGCTCCTTCCCCAGAGGCCATGAGAATCTGGATGGATGTTATCGTCACTGGAGCAGAGGGATATACGCACTTCCTGGTGTGA
- the phldb2a gene encoding pleckstrin homology-like domain family B member 2 isoform X1, whose amino-acid sequence MSISTEEPLLDLIESGRGLQVWSATPYLISLGRGFITLIPLTEEISQIGFGDAESPQNVIGADGPGIQPHHCAITNSAGVITLHPNGNMCHLDGVQVTKPTKLTHGCTLCLGKSFFHFNHPEEANHMRNMLPEKTAGPTLSLSTDATKFHSNGGTLVGSSVRGTRSKAELQELMESLQRRKSALEASLKATADRGYLTLSPPPSPQSASSYLQDRPPLSIRVPSPYTPSSSLSMPPSPHHSERPISPVPTQTRARHQSQDSLLLCLPLDGRHPNTANSLLSMWNGCSSSYMTDALPLSRRGPSGAASMPSSPRLGRRLLARDGESTVDPSLRQRKYSTGSLNGLGGHSRSLPRLYRGDAPVLSLPPRRTTKPRRSLPSLEKPPDVTVTANVTSSSRRASLCSVGSAPCLDLGVGERRLSFGKGGLGPGMGPRRGSISSLSGKEELRDYHQRQRDERLREQEVERLERQRLETILCLCSELGRSELGRMETDSGVSAVSDLQKINRELEKLQVSDDESVFSDSAAVSLDSGFLGKGRGEIMTQRQRRLSGHRETRPQSPTTSLRSSVPSPSPHLRSKQVSEDMQLRQEVTRIEEERIQVLNNIEELEQKIRDLDTQMDESIREMEVERALLDGEQEAEVAQLQSDKEMLEQLNEKMANVEKNAQKNQTRDKALLEAERVKVERLAELISEQKTQLDTCPEALKEQLQNQLSRLWKYLLFLLDTEALEAETKRFEDLEFQQLEKESRQDEEKETQMQQLLREIAEYQRSVVTRKERLLTLKKQSTQITQQAQREKENFLKEKSNLIYMLQRERENLASLERKYSELTGGQAFPLNPVSMKEHFRSLEERRRSNGSKEGGVLLSDGGMSRRRERQSSGTLNSALNRSLSPKVRQQIRHIGKSHMPLSQSSSCGSVLPRTLSVTSRDLDTRRLLKAGQLFLNDERQRMSEMSNRTVSETNVFLEPFHYMDNGLNFDTMSVDSTESLETSISACSPDNISSASTANVAKIEEMERMLREAQAEKNRLLEHREREMDLRRQALEDERRRREELERRLQEETNRRQKLVEKESRPLTRYLPVRKDDFDLRGHIEAAGHHPETCFHLAITEKTCRGFLVKMGGKIKTWKKRWFVFDRNRRTLAYYADKHETKMKGVIYFQAIEEVYYDHLKNAHKSPNPSLTFSVKTHDRVYYMVAPSPEAMRIWMDVIVTGAEGYTHFLV is encoded by the exons GGTGCACTCTTTGTCTGGGTAAAtcttttttccatttcaacCACCCAGAGGAGGCTAATCACATGAGGAACATGCTGCCAGAAAAGACTGCAGGACCCACACTGTCCCTCAGTACGG ATGCAACAAAGTTTCATTCAAATGGCGGTACATTGGTTGGATCCAGTGTTCGTGGCACACGCTCCAAGGCGGAGCTTCAAGAGTTGATGGAGAGCTTGCAGCGCAGGAAGTCTGCTCTGGAGGCCAGCTTAAAGGCTACTGCAGACCGCGGTTACCTCACTTTGTCCCCACCTCCCAGTCCCCAATCGGCATCATCCTATCTACAGGACCGTCCACCCCTTTCTATACGAGTCCCTTCCCCTTACACACCCTCCAGCAGCTTGAGCATGCCACCATCGCCCCATCACTCAGAGCGGCCCATAAGTCCAGTCCCAACCCAAACTCGTGCCCGACACCAATCACAGGACAGCCTGTTGCTTTGCCTCCCTTTGGACGGGCGACATCCCAACACTGCCAACTCACTCCTTTCTATGTGGAACGGCTGTTCTTCCTCCTACATGACCGATGCTCTTCCTTTATCTCGCCGAGGTCCAAGCGGGGCAGCCAGCATGCCCTCCAGTCCTCGCTTGGGGCGCAGGCTGCTAGCAAGAGATGGGGAGTCGACCGTTGACCCATCGCTCCGCCAAAGGAAATACTCCACTGGATCTCTGAATGGCCTGGGAGGACATAGTCGCTCTCTGCCCAGGTTGTATCGAGGAGACGCTCCGGTGCTTTCTTTGCCACCCCGACGTACCACTAAACCACGCCGCAGCCTTCCATCCTTGGAGAAGCCTCCAGATGTGACCGTGACAGCCAACGTGACCAGCAGTTCTCGCCGGGCCAGCCTCTGTTCCGTGGGCTCTGCCCCATGTTTGGATCTAGGCGTAGGAGAAAGGCGGCTGTCGTTTGGTAAAGGAGGCCTGGGGCCCGGCATGGGGCCGAGGAGGGGCAGTATCAGTTCTCTCAGTGGAAAAGAAGAACTCCGAGATTATCATCAGAGACAAAGAGATGAGAGACTACGAGAACAGGAAGTGGAAAGACTG GAACGTCAGCGTCTCGAGACTATCCTGTGCCTGTGCTCTGAGCTGGGCCGGTCTGAACTGGGCCGGATGGAGACCGACTCTGGTGTCTCAGCCGTATCGGACCTGCAGAAGATCAACCGAGAGCTGGAGAAGCTGCAGGTGTCTGATGACGAATCTGTGTTCTCAGACTCTGCAGCAGTGTCTCTGGACAGCGGCTTTCTGGGTAAGGGTCGCGGAGAGATCATGACCCAGAGACAGCGCAGACTCAGCGGACACAGGGAGACCAGGCCCCAGTCACCCACCACCAGCCTGCGGAGCTCAGTCCCCTCACCCTCTCCACACCTCCGTAGCAAG CAGGTGTCTGAAGACATGCAGctgagacaggaagtgacacGTATTGAAGAGGAGAGGATTCAGGTGCTTAACAACATCGAGGAACTTGAACAGAAGATCAGAGATCTAGACACACAGATGGACGAGTCTATCAGAGAG ATGGAGGTGGAGAGAGCTCTTTTAGACGGGGAGCAGGAGGCAGAAGTGGCTCAGCTACAGAGCGATAAAGAAATGCTGGAACAGCTCAATGAAAAAATGGCCAACGTGGAGAAAAATGCTCAGAAAAATCAAACTCGG GACAAAGCCCTGTTGGAGGCAGAGAGAGTTAAAGTAGAGAGGCTAGCTGAGCTGATCTCAGAGCAGAAGACCCAGTTGGACACCTGTCCTGAAGCACTGAAGGAGCAGCTCCAGAATCAGCTATCCAGG CTCTGGAAATACCTTTTGTTCTTGTTG GACACTGAAGCTTTGGAAGCGGAAACGAAGCGTTTTGAAGATCTGGAGTTTCAGCAGCTGGAAAAAGAGAGCCGTCAAGATGAAGAGAAGGAGACACAGATGCAGCAACTCCTTAGAGAGATTGCAGAATACCAGAGATCTGTTGTCACTCGCAAG GAGAGGCTACTTACCCTGAAGAAACAGTCAACCCAGATTACCCAGCAGGCACAGCGGGAAAAGGAGAACTTTTTGAAGGAAAAGAGCAACCTCATTTATATGCTGCAAAGG GAACGGGAGAACCTTGCATCTCTGGAAAGGAAGTACTCTGAGCTGACAGGTGGTCAAGCCTTTCCTCTCAACCCTGTGTCCATGAAGGAG CACTTTCGCTCTCTGGAGGAGAGGAGGCGGAGCAATGGCAGTAAAGAGGGCGGAGTTCTGTTGAGTGACGGCGGAATGTCCCGTAGAAGAGAGAGGCAGAGCTCCGGAACCTTAAACTCTGCCCTTAATCGCAGTCTGTCTCCCAAGGTCAGACAACAGATACGGCACATAGGAAAA TCCCATATGCCACTGTCTCAAAGCTCTAGCTGTGGTAGTGTACTCCCCCGCACTCTGTCTGTCACCTCGCGTGACCTGGACACCCGCCGCCTGCTCAAGG CAGGTCAGCTGTTTTTGAATGACGAGAGGCAGAGAATGAGCGAGATGTCAAATAGAACAGTTTCTGAGACAAATGTCTTCCTGGAGCCATTCCACTACATGGATAATGGACTCAACTTTGACACAATGAGTGTGGACAGTACAGAAAGCCTAGAGACCAGCATTTCCGCCTGTTCACCCGACAACATCTCAAG CGCCAGCACAGCTAATGTGGCAAAGATTGAGGAGATGGAGCGTATGCTAAGAGAAGCTCAAGCTGAGAAGAACAGGCTGCTGGAGCACAGG GAGCGGGAGATGGACTTGCGCAGACAGGCTCTTGAAGATGAGAGGAGAAGGAGGGAGGAATTGGAGAGGAGACTGCAGGAAGAGACAAACCGAAGACAGAAACTAGTAGAGAAAGAG TCTCGTCCGTTGACACGATACCTCCCAGTGAGAAAGGATGACTTTGACCTGAGAGGTCACATCGAGGCGGCGGGTCACCATCCTGAAACTTGTTTTCACCTGGCCATCACTGAGAAGACCTGCAGGGGGTTCTTGGTCAAAATGGGTGGGAAAATCAAAACCTGGAAGAAGCGCTGGTTCGTCTTTGACCGAAATCGAAGGACGCTGGCATATTATGCGG ATAAACATGAGACCAAAATGAAGGGTGTTATCTACTTCCAAGCCATCGAGGAAGTGTATTACGACCACCTAAAGAACGCACACAAG AGCCCAAACCCCTCTCTGACGTTTAGCGTGAAGACACATGACCGGGTTTATTACATGGTGGCTCCTTCCCCAGAGGCCATGAGAATCTGGATGGATGTTATCGTCACTGGAGCAGAGGGATATACGCACTTCCTGGTGTGA